GGGCCTGAAAGTTTTTTCGGAAGCGAAGTTTAAAATGATCACCTcgggttttcttctttttctttcctagggGTCAAGGGTGATCCGTTGCTTGGCACTTGCCCAGAAAGACAGCAGCTTTCTCTGGTTCATCACTCCCCATGCCCATGTGCCCTCCtggttctttttgagacagagtctcactctgtcacccaggctggagtgcagtggtgcgatcttgactcactgcaacctccatctcctgggttcaagtgattttcttgccttggcctcctgagtagctgggattacaggtgtccaccaccatgcctggctaattttgtttttgtatttttagtagagatggggtttcaccatgttggccaggctggtcttgaactcctgacctcaagtgatccgcccacctcagcctcccaaatgctgggattacaggcgtgagccaccacacctggccctgccctcctggcTCTAAGTCAGCCCCTCGCTACCAGCCTCTGCCCTCCACCCCAATTCTCCAATCCCAGCTGACAGTCACCTCCATGCCCCCAAGCCTAAGGCTTCGTGTCAGAGCTTATCCAGTCTCTCTTGTTTATTTCACATACacgagaggaaactgaggcacagaaagggggtgtggttgctcacaGCCATGGGAGCCAGTCACTGGCAGAGGCACCAGGAGCTCCTGGGTCCTCCCACAGCCTGAGTTGGGCGGACTCTCCCGCCCTCCTCTCAGTCCCATCCCCCGCTTCCTCCTCCATCCGCCTCACCAGTGTCCGCATCGTCATCAAACTGAGGCAGTCTCTTGCCGAGCTGAGGGAGTCCCGCGTGGGGGTCATCCTGGAAGTTGTCATTCTCCAGGGCCTCCAGCTGCCGGTTGATGCGACGCTGCCGGGCAGCCCGGTCCAGCACCCGCCGCTGCCCGGGGTCCTGGGAGCGAACTGGATGGAGCAGGGCACACAAAGTTACAGGGCTTCTGAGAAAGAGCAGTGTGGCCGCCGCTCTGGGCAGGGCGAGGAAGGCACTCGGGGTGGAAGCTGCAGCTCTCTGATCTCATCCCCATCGCCAAGCCTTTGGTCCCCTTGTCTCCTCCCAGGCCAAGCCCCTGGGCCCACACTTCCTGTCCCACCAGCTGAGACCCTTTCAGTTTCTCCTGCCTGTTTTCTCCGCCTTCCTCTCAATCCCAGTCCCAGCCAGTGAGCCCCGGCCTGGAGACAGCTCACTGCTCACTGGGGAGGTCACGGCGCCCTGGGGCTTCCAGGCTGTCCTGGGCCCTCAATACACATGGCCCTCACACTCAGCATCTCACCTCCTACCTCAAAGGAACCAGGGGCCACCCACTCTTGGATACGCTCATCTTCCAGGCCACCTGCCCACAAACGTGATGCCAAGTGGGCACACCCCTGCCCTGGAGCCCCCCAAGTCCCACCACCGACCCCGAGCCTTCACCTCCAGCCcattccctccctctcccatctTCAACCCCTCCTCCTCAACCGGCACTTTCCATCAAAGAGCTGGCAACGCTCATGCGTCTACTCGGCTTCACGGCTCCTTCTCCTTCACAGCAACTCACGTGATGTGTCACTTTTTCACCTCCCATCCTCTCCTCAAACCCCAAAATCTGACACCTGCCTGGTCATCCCAGGGGACCACCCACCCACGCTCTGGGCCCCAGCGCGGCTCCAGtgtgccttcctcctcctccttggacCTGAGCCCTGTCCACCCTGTGGCGGTGCTGACTACCTTCATCGAGTAGAAAGAGACCCTTTGCTTGCTTCCTTGACAAAACTGCAGGCCTTCTCCATGTCCAGGAATCCTCCGGCTCCAGCTCGGCTGCTCTCCCTGCCTCTATGGAGGTGGCTGGCCCTCTTCTCTGCTCAGTCTATGCACTCTTCCTGGGATTTTGAATCCAAACAAAGGGCTCTGATGATCACCCACAAGCAAATGACTCCCAGAGTGACTCCCTCAACCCAGAACCTGCTCCCGGGCTCCAGAACTGGCCATGCAGCTAGCACCTggtgaggccgggtgtggtggcacatgcctgtaatctcagcactttgggaggccaaaggatcgcttgatgccaggagttagaaaccagcctgggcagcatagccaaaccccatctctacaaaaaattaaaaaataagccaggcgtggttgcacatgcctgtagtcccagttacttgggaggctgtggtgggaggactaCATgggcccgggaggttgaggctgcagtgtgcagcaagccgtgatcgcgccaccactccagcctgagtgacagagcaagactgtctccagaaaaaaaaaaagaaagaaggaaaaaagaaatcacccACTGGCCCCGTGGACACTgcaactcaaaataaaaaaaaattcccatccAAGTCTGCTTCTCCTGCAGATTCTCTCTATGCAAATGGAACCGTCTATGCAGACATCCAAACCAGAAACCTAGAAGTTattttaaacctctttcctcggctggacatagtggctcacccctgcaatcccagcactttgggaggctgaggtgggctcatcacttcaggtcaggagttcgagaccagcctggccaacgtggtgaaaccatgtctctactaaaaatacaaaaattagcagggtgtggtggcacatgcctgtaatcccacctactcgggaggctgaggcacaagaatcgcttgaacccgggaggtggaggttgctgtgagctgagatcgcgccactgcattccagcctgggcaacagagagagaccctgtctcaaaaacaaaaaacaaaaaacaaaaaacctctttcCTCATTGCCTTATCAGCTGTTTGCCAGATTCTGATAATTTTGCATAATATATCTCTTTATTCATTAACCACCTGTTAACcataataataacagcagcagCCCCAGTAGCTATCACTTGTTGGACACTTACTATGAGCCAGGCACGTGCTCAGCTCTTTGCAACACTTGAACCATTTAACCCTTACAACAGCTGTATGGGACAGTATCATCATCCCCAATTTACCAACATTCAGAGATTAAGAAATGTGTCCAAAGTTCACATAGCTAACAAGTGGCCAGGTCAGGAGTCAAAGAACTACCCAGCATCAAAAAGCATGAccttgccaggcgcagtggctcatgcctgttatctcagcactttgggaggccaaggtaggtggatcgtttgagcgcgggagttcgaggccagcctgggcaacatggcaaaaccctgtttctacaaaaaaatacaaaaattagccaggtgtagtgggacacacctgtagtcccagctattcaggaggctgaggcgcaaggattgcttgagcccaggagctcaaggctgcagtgagctgtgtttgtgccactgcactccagcctgggtgacagagcaagaccctgtttcaaaaaaaagaaaaaaaaaaaaacccaaaaccaaccaaacaaaaaaaacatgattATGATCACTGTACTACTCTGTCTCCCCTCCAAATGCCAGGCAGTGCTCTAGGTTTTAGGGATGCCAAAGCTTACAGTCCAGTGGCAAACACAAATgattaatgaaacaaaacacaGTAAGTACAGCATGGGGTAGGCTAGGATGTGGAAGTATAAAGTGCTGCAGAGCCCAGGATAGAAACACCCAACCTGGCCTTGGAGTAGTCAGGGAAGACTTCCCAGAAGAAGGTAAGTCTAGGTTAAGGCCTAACTGGTGAATGACCTGGCTAGGGGAGACAGCGGGGTATTTCAGACCTTGAGGCCAACATGAAAAAACTCATGGCTGGGAGACTGAGAtgccttttaaaaactgagagggccaagcgcagtggctcatgcctgtaattctagcattttggggggccgaggcgggtggatcacgaggtcaggagatcaagaccatcctggctaacatggcgaaaccctgtctctactaaaaatacaaaagataagctgggtgtggtggcgggcgcctgtagtcccagctactccagaagctgaggccggagaatggtgtgaacccaggaggcagagcttgcagtgaaccgagattgcgccactgcactccagcctaggggacagagcgagactccgtctcaaaaagaaaaaaaagaaagaaagaaaaactaaaagggccaagcgcagtggctcatgcctgtaatcctagcattttggaaggccgaggcag
This genomic interval from Gorilla gorilla gorilla isolate KB3781 chromosome 6, NHGRI_mGorGor1-v2.1_pri, whole genome shotgun sequence contains the following:
- the ZNHIT1 gene encoding zinc finger HIT domain-containing protein 1 — translated: MVEKKTSVRSQDPGQRRVLDRAARQRRINRQLEALENDNFQDDPHAGLPQLGKRLPQFDDDADTGKKKKKTRGDHFKLRFRKNFQALLEEQNLSVAEGPNYLTACAGPPSRPQRPFCAVCGFPSPYTCVSCGARYCTVRCLGTHQETRCLKWTV